A genomic segment from Lates calcarifer isolate ASB-BC8 linkage group LG13, TLL_Latcal_v3, whole genome shotgun sequence encodes:
- the LOC108881592 gene encoding P2X purinoceptor 7-like has protein sequence MSVQPRKEDTGHLRAALSLLQPGVDVDHDAQPLLNHKPEPKPKVERPSWCKCDCCAPSSLLQEELCCRRSDGACITSSPLFERLVLHRPLLEAVLLYHDPLSAPASTSQSRVHTPLLTDLLPAFICEKQSKKHSVTLDGYI, from the exons ATGTCTGTTCAGCCACGAAAG GAGGACACAGGACACCTGAGAGccgctctctctctgctgcagccgGGTGTTGATGTGGATCATGACGCTCAGCCTCTCCTCAACCATAAACCTGAACCAAAGCCCAAAGTGGAGCGTCCGTCCTGGTGTAAGTGTGACTGCTGcgctccctcctctctcctgcaggaggagctgtgCTGCAGGCGGAGCGACGGCGCCTGCATCACCTCGTCTCCTCTGTTTGAGCGGCTGGTGTTACatcgccccctgctggaggccGTCCTCCTGTACCACGACCCTCTGTCTGCACCTGCGTCCACATCACAGAGCAGGGTCCACACCCCCCTGCTGACTGACCTGCTGCCAGCGTTTAtatgtgaaaaacaaagcaaaaaacattcagtcactCTTGATGGTTATATCTGA
- the LOC108881638 gene encoding probable G-protein coupled receptor 21, with the protein MNSSSDANQSGSPPFCLLGAVGYSHSLDTCVLEVVVILFLTVLIIAGNLVVIFVFHCAPLLHHHTTSHFIQTMAYADLLVGVSCLVPSLSLLHYLRGLNEEFTCKAFGYMVSVLKSVSMASLACISVDRYIAITRPLSYATLVTPCRLKVCIVLVWVYSALIFLPSFFGWGKPGYHGDIFQWCADSWKTNPGFSTFIVALLYAPAALTVCFTYGSIFRICRQHTREITQRHARFSSQTEGDKGERGERCEGCPDKRYAMVLFRITSVFYVLWMPYILYFLLESARLYQHKVASFLTTWLAISNSFCNCLIYSLSNSVFRKGLGRLFSPLFPSCLSCTDAKKAPVPVSPRSDPRCQV; encoded by the coding sequence ATGAACTCTTCCTCCGATGCGAACCAAAGCGGCTCTCCCCCGTTCTGCCTGCTGGGCGCCGTGGGTTACTCCCACAGCCTGGATACCTGTGTGCTGGAGGTGGTCgtcatcctcttcctcactgtGCTCATCATCGCCGGCAACCTGGTGGTGATCTTCGTCTTCCACTGTGCCCCTCTGCTGCACCACCACACCACCAGCCACTTCATCCAGACCATGGCCTACGCCGACCTGCTGGTGGGCGTCAGCTGCCTGGTGCCCTCGCTGTCCCTCCTCCACTACCTCCGAGGCCTGAACGAGGAGTTCACCTGCAAGGCGTTTGGCTACATGGTCTCTGTGCTGAAGAGTGTTTCCATGGCGTCGCTGGCGTGCATCAGCGTGGACCGCTACATCGCCATCACCCGCCCGCTGTCGTACGCCACGCTGGTGACGCCCTGCCGGCTGAAGGTGTGCATCGTCCTTGTCTGGGTTTACTCCGCTTTGATCTTCCTGCCGTCCTTCTTCGGCTGGGGGAAGCCGGGTTACCACGGGGACATATTTCAGTGGTGCGCAGACTCCTGGAAGACCAACCCGGGGTTCAGCACCTTCATCGTGGCGCTGCTCTACGCGCCGGCAGCCCTCACCGTCTGCTTCACCTACGGGAGTATATTCAGGATCTGCCGGCAGCACACGAGGGAGATCACCCAGCGCCACGCCCGCTTCAGCTCGCAGACGGAGGGTGATAAGGGCGAGCGGGGGGAGCGGTGCGAGGGCTGCCCGGACAAACGCTACGCCATGGTGCTGTTCCGCATCACCAGCGTCTTCTACGTGCTGTGGATGCCGTACATCCTCTACTTCCTCCTGGAAAGCGCCAGGCTGTATCAGCATAAGGTGGCGTCCTTCCTCACGACATGGTTGGCGATCAGCAACAGCTTCTGTAACTGTCTTATCTACAGCCTCTCTAACAGCGTCTTCCGGAAAGGTCTCGGCCGCCTCTTCAGCCCGCTGTTTCCTTCCTGCCTCAGCTGCACCGATGCCAAAAAGGCTCCGGTTCCGGTCAGCCCTCGATCAGACCCTCGATGCCAAGTATGA
- the LOC108881637 gene encoding P2X purinoceptor 4, with protein MARCGLLGLCRYETNKLVRIQSVRLGSLKWILNATILLFICIMMLWNREYQEFDLVVSSVTAKVKGVAQTHLTGIGDLVWDVVDYSGPSQEKNSFFVVTNVIVTKNQKQGKCPEAPRNGRLCRTDKDCEKGAWGQQNHGIQTGSCVKFDVLKKTCEIFAWCPVETKTNPPRPALLAAAENFTVLIKNNIRFPAFNYFRRNILPEMNDAYLKSCNRANDSLCPIFRLGDMVRDAGEKFSEMAIEGGVIGILIKWDCNLDRLMQRCLPRYSFRRLDEKESNRTLYPGINFRYAKYNTVSGVEERTLYKVFGIRFDVMVFGQAGKFSFIQLVIYIGSTLSYYALTSIVLDWLIGTSCYSAEVGQNYSEKKVESVQDKQKCVLCVSYVDENNIRLLKKSLKKSLQDVKPMSVQPRKEDTGHLRAALSLLQPGVDVDHDAQPLLNHKPEPKPKVERPSWCKCDCCAPSSLLQEELCCRQSDGACITSSPLFERLVLHRPLLEAVLLYHDPLSAPADRGRTAALRHCAYRQYMSWRFGDPPVDTQPAIPSCCVWRVREEYPSPDGQYSGFKPTRMVSMQACANGEV; from the exons ATGGCGCGCTGCGGTCTGCTCGGTCTGTGTCGGTACGAAACCAACAAGCTGGTCCGGATCCAGAGCGTCCGGCTCGGCTCCCTGAAGTGGATTCTGAACGCAACCATTCTGCTGTTCATCTG cATCATGATGCTGTGGAACAGAGAGTACCAGGAGTTTGACCTGGTGGTGAGCTCAGTTACCGCCAAAGTGAAGGGTGTAGCTCAGACTCACCTGACCGGGATCGGGGACCTAGTCTGGGATGTGGTGGACTACAGCGGGCCCTCGCAG gAGAAAAACTCCTTCTTTGTGGTGACCAACGTCATCGTGACGAAGAATCAGAAGCAGGGAAAATGTCCAGAG GCTCCTCGTAATGGCAGACTGTGTCGGACTGATAAAGACTGTGAGAAAGGAGCCTGGGGTCAACAGAACCACG GGATTCAGACGGGATCGTGTGTGAAGTTTGATGTGTTGAAGAAAACCTGTGAGATTTTTGCGTGGTGTCCAGTAGAAACCAAGACAAACCCTCCAAG ACCTGCTCTGTTGGCAGCAGCTGAGAACTTCACAGtcctcatcaaaaacaacatcagATTCCCTGCATTCAACTACTTCCG gaGGAACATCCTCCCAGAGATGAACGACGCCTACCTGAAGAGCTGTAACAGAGCGAACGACTCGTTGTGTCCCATCTTCAGACTGGGAGACATGGTTCGAGATGCTGGGGAAAAGTTCTCTGAAATGGCGATAGAG GGGGGCGTCATTGGCATCCTGATCAAATGGGACTGCAACCTGGACCGGCTCATGCAGCGCTGCCTGCCCAGATACTCCTTCAGACGTCTGGATGAGAAAGAGAGCAATAGGACGCTGTATCCAGGCATCAACTTCAG GTATGCAAAATACAACACAGTAAGCGGAGTGGAGGAGCGAACACTGTACAAAGTATTTGGGATCAGGTTTGACGTCATGGTGTTCGGACAG gcGGGAAAGTTCAGCTTCATTCAGCTTGTTATCTACATTGGATCAACGCTGTCGTACTACGCTCTG aCGAGCATAGTGCTCGACTGGCTGATTGGAACCAGCTGTTACTCTGCAGAGGTCGGACAAAACTACTCTGAGAAGAAAGTGGAGTCAGTCCAAGACAAACAGAAG tgtgtcctctgtgtttcctaCGTTGATGAGAACAACATTCGACTGCTGAAGAAATCACTGAAGAAAAGTTTACAAGACGTCAAACCGATGTCTGTTCAGCCACGAAAG GAGGACACAGGACACCTGAGAGccgctctctctctgctgcagccgGGTGTTGATGTGGATCATGACGCTCAGCCTCTCCTCAACCATAAACCTGAACCAAAGCCCAAAGTGGAGCGTCCGTCCTGGTGTAAGTGTGACTGCTGcgctccctcctctctcctgcaggaggagctgtgCTGCAGGCAGAGCGACGGCGCCTGCATCACCTCGTCTCCTCTGTTTGAGCGGCTGGTGTTACatcgccccctgctggaggccGTCCTCCTGTACCACGACCCTCTGTCTGCACCTGCCGACCGAGGCCGGACCGCCGCCCTGCGTCACTGCGCCTACAGACAGTACATGAGCTGGAGGTTTGGAGACCCACCTGTCGACACGCAGCCCGCCATCCCCAGCTGCTGCGTGTGGAGAGTCAGGGAGGAGTACCCGAGCCCGGACGGACAGTACAGCGGCTTCAAACCGACCAGGATGGTGTCGATGCAGGCCTGCGCTAACGGAGAGGTCTGA